A part of Chthonomonadales bacterium genomic DNA contains:
- the polA gene encoding DNA polymerase I, with the protein MPSTLYLIDAYAQIFRAYYAIRGGMHSPVTSEPTHAVFGVTGMLLKLLSQYRPQYVAVAVDPPGPTFRDELYGDYKATRGATPEDLRAQIPRIFELVELFGIPLISYPGLEADDVIGCITRRVLADPSCADLRVRIVSKDKDLAQLIGPRVSLFDVHTDAEMDAAALLEARGVRPDQVVDLLALTGDSVDNVPGVEGIGPKTAAQLLQEHDSIEGIYEHIDAIKGKRRENLERARETLPLFRRLVTLQCEVDVGFSLEATRLRPLNLPRILALFQQLGFNRFQEEARRLAEEERRAGLDIESGSNGLAAGTPAVEIESYGAADYRAVTTAEALRETIERLRAAPMIAVDTETTGLGHDARLCGVSLAWEEGSGVYVPVRSPESDGHLAEEAVLNALRPVLEDEAVPKCGHNLKFDAHVLLRGGVRLRGVRFDSMLAASLLDPGQGSARLDNLALSLLNYRMIPITQLIGEGSEQVTMEAVPLAKVTPYAAEDADVALRLWRVLTPRLEEQGMAALLRDVEAPLSTVLAEMEANGILCDPEELERQGRELGARVEELKAMIHAAAGCEFDINSTRQLAEVLFDRIGLKAGKRTKTGRSTDVEVLEKLAAEEDRLDPRTAVPRLVLAYRQLAKLISTYLTSLSQSIRPSTGRIHTTFHQLVTATGRLASHGPNLQNIPVRTDVGRQIRKAFHAPEGHRLLCADYSQIELRLLAHLSQDAALLEAFHNDWDIHAAVASQVFDVPLDQVTRELRAQAKTINFGIIYGVTPYGLARRIEGMDVAAAGQLIADYRARYPGIDAFLQRCVQKALADGYVTTLLGRRRAIPEIHSTNAQTRGLGERLAINSVVQGSAADLIKVAMVHVQRRVDRESLPVKMLLQIHDELVFETPAEGARARADAVCQEMERAMELSVPLKVECGIGRDWLSAK; encoded by the coding sequence ATGCCGTCCACGCTCTATTTGATCGACGCCTACGCGCAGATCTTCCGCGCTTACTACGCCATCCGCGGCGGAATGCACAGCCCGGTCACCAGCGAGCCCACGCACGCTGTCTTCGGCGTCACCGGCATGCTCCTGAAGCTGCTGTCGCAGTACCGACCGCAGTACGTGGCCGTCGCGGTGGACCCGCCCGGGCCCACCTTCCGCGATGAGCTCTACGGCGACTACAAGGCCACCCGGGGCGCGACCCCGGAGGACCTGCGCGCGCAGATCCCGCGCATTTTCGAGCTCGTGGAGCTCTTCGGAATCCCGCTGATCTCCTACCCGGGGCTCGAGGCCGACGACGTGATCGGCTGCATCACCCGGCGCGTGCTCGCCGACCCATCCTGCGCCGACCTGCGCGTGCGCATCGTCTCCAAGGACAAGGACCTGGCGCAGCTCATTGGCCCGCGCGTGTCGCTCTTCGACGTCCACACCGACGCCGAGATGGACGCGGCGGCGCTGCTGGAGGCGCGCGGGGTCCGCCCCGATCAGGTGGTCGACCTTCTTGCGCTCACGGGCGATTCCGTCGACAACGTGCCGGGAGTCGAGGGGATCGGGCCAAAGACAGCAGCCCAACTCCTCCAGGAGCACGACAGCATCGAGGGTATCTACGAGCACATCGACGCCATCAAGGGCAAGCGGCGCGAAAACCTGGAGAGGGCACGCGAGACGCTGCCGCTCTTTCGCCGGCTGGTGACGCTGCAGTGCGAGGTGGACGTGGGCTTCTCGCTGGAGGCCACGCGTCTGCGTCCGCTTAACCTTCCGCGCATCCTCGCGCTCTTCCAACAGCTCGGCTTCAACCGCTTTCAGGAGGAAGCTCGGCGTCTCGCCGAGGAGGAGCGGCGGGCCGGCCTGGACATCGAGTCGGGCTCTAACGGGCTGGCCGCCGGGACGCCCGCCGTCGAGATCGAGTCCTACGGCGCCGCCGACTACCGGGCCGTCACCACGGCCGAGGCGCTCCGGGAGACGATCGAGCGTCTGCGCGCGGCGCCGATGATCGCCGTGGACACGGAGACCACCGGCCTGGGGCACGATGCGCGGCTCTGCGGCGTCAGCCTGGCCTGGGAAGAGGGGAGCGGGGTCTACGTGCCCGTCCGCTCTCCCGAGAGCGACGGGCACCTGGCCGAGGAAGCGGTCCTCAACGCGCTGCGGCCGGTGCTGGAAGACGAGGCCGTTCCCAAGTGCGGCCACAACCTAAAGTTCGACGCGCACGTGCTCCTGCGCGGCGGCGTACGCCTGCGCGGCGTCCGTTTCGACTCGATGTTGGCCGCCTCGCTGCTCGATCCCGGCCAGGGCTCCGCCAGGCTCGACAACCTGGCGCTCTCCCTCCTCAACTACCGGATGATCCCCATCACGCAACTGATCGGCGAGGGGTCCGAGCAGGTGACGATGGAGGCGGTGCCGCTGGCAAAGGTCACACCCTACGCAGCCGAGGACGCCGATGTCGCGCTGCGCCTCTGGCGCGTCCTCACGCCGCGTCTGGAGGAGCAGGGCATGGCCGCCCTGCTGAGAGACGTGGAGGCGCCGCTCTCCACGGTCCTCGCGGAGATGGAGGCCAACGGAATCCTCTGCGACCCGGAGGAGCTCGAGCGGCAGGGGAGGGAGCTCGGCGCGCGCGTGGAGGAGCTCAAGGCCATGATCCACGCCGCCGCCGGATGCGAGTTCGACATCAACTCCACCAGGCAGCTTGCCGAGGTCCTATTCGACCGCATCGGCCTGAAGGCCGGAAAGCGCACCAAGACCGGCCGCTCGACCGATGTTGAGGTGCTCGAGAAGCTGGCCGCCGAGGAGGACCGCCTGGATCCACGCACCGCTGTCCCGCGCCTCGTGCTCGCGTACCGTCAGCTCGCCAAGCTGATCAGCACCTACCTGACGAGCCTGAGCCAATCGATTCGGCCCTCCACGGGCCGAATCCACACCACCTTCCACCAGCTCGTCACGGCCACCGGCCGCCTGGCTTCGCACGGGCCCAACTTGCAGAACATCCCCGTGCGCACCGACGTGGGCCGCCAGATCCGCAAGGCGTTCCACGCCCCCGAAGGCCACCGCCTCCTTTGCGCCGACTACTCGCAGATCGAGTTGCGGCTCCTGGCCCACCTCTCGCAGGACGCGGCGCTCCTGGAGGCCTTTCACAACGACTGGGACATCCACGCCGCCGTCGCCTCGCAGGTGTTCGACGTTCCGCTCGATCAGGTCACGCGCGAGTTGCGCGCCCAGGCCAAAACCATCAACTTCGGCATCATCTACGGCGTGACGCCTTACGGCCTGGCCCGCCGAATCGAGGGCATGGACGTCGCCGCCGCCGGCCAGCTCATCGCCGACTACCGCGCTCGCTACCCGGGTATTGACGCCTTCCTCCAGCGCTGCGTTCAAAAGGCGCTGGCTGACGGCTACGTCACCACGCTCCTCGGGCGCCGTCGCGCCATCCCCGAGATCCACTCCACGAACGCGCAGACACGCGGCCTCGGCGAGCGCCTCGCCATCAATTCCGTGGTGCAGGGGAGCGCCGCTGACCTCATCAAGGTCGCCATGGTCCACGTGCAGCGGCGCGTCGATCGCGAGTCGCTGCCGGTGAAGATGCTCCTGCAGATCCATGACGAGCTGGTCTTCGAGACGCCGGCGGAGGGCGCGCGGGCGCGGGCGGACGCCGTCTGCCAGGAGATGGAGCGAGCGATGGAGCTCAGCGTGCCGCTGAAGGTGGAGTGCGGCATCGGTCGCGACTGGCTGTCGGCCAAGTAG
- the nhaD gene encoding sodium:proton antiporter NhaD, producing MRLPCPLPIGLFALAICLPSAARAAEGAAAAPPLDLTRHPVGFAALAVFVAAYLLVVGEERLRLRKGVPVILGAGLIWILISIANLDGARVQAALRANLLEFAELFLFLLSAMTFVNTLEERQVFDALRGWLTRRGLTMRGIFWATGALAFVISPVADNLTTTLVMGSVAIAVGGGDTRFVRASCVSIVVAANAGGAFSPFGDITTLMVWQKGIVPFGGFFALVLPSAVSWLVPAGIMSFSLERGGPLAPAPSTPPRAGAAVVIALFLGTIAGTVLLHTFLRLPPALGMMSGLGLLKLYGWTYRRMRSAPRAEGDAILEEFDHRPDLDDTFDILRMLERVEWDTLMFFYGVILCVGGLGAAGYLTVASRFLYGSMDPTIANVTVGLASAVIDNIPIMYAVLTMHPAMSQAQWLLVTLTAGIGGSLLSIGSAAGVALMGQARGVYTFGAHLKWTWAIALGYAAAIGLHLLLNGR from the coding sequence ATGAGACTCCCCTGCCCCCTGCCAATCGGCCTGTTCGCCCTCGCAATCTGCCTGCCCTCCGCGGCGCGGGCCGCGGAGGGCGCGGCGGCCGCCCCGCCGCTCGACCTGACGCGTCACCCGGTCGGATTCGCGGCGCTGGCGGTCTTCGTCGCCGCCTATCTGCTGGTCGTCGGTGAGGAGCGTCTGCGCCTGCGCAAAGGGGTGCCGGTCATCCTGGGCGCCGGGCTCATCTGGATCCTGATATCCATCGCCAACCTGGACGGCGCGCGCGTTCAGGCTGCCCTGCGCGCCAACCTGCTCGAGTTCGCCGAGCTGTTCCTGTTTCTGCTCTCCGCGATGACCTTCGTCAACACGCTGGAGGAGCGGCAGGTCTTCGACGCGTTGCGCGGCTGGCTGACGCGCCGTGGACTGACGATGCGGGGGATCTTCTGGGCCACGGGAGCTCTGGCCTTCGTCATCTCGCCCGTGGCCGACAACCTGACCACCACGCTCGTGATGGGCAGCGTCGCCATCGCCGTGGGGGGCGGCGACACGCGCTTCGTGCGCGCAAGCTGCGTCAGCATCGTGGTGGCGGCCAACGCCGGCGGCGCCTTCAGCCCGTTCGGCGACATCACCACGCTGATGGTCTGGCAGAAGGGAATCGTCCCCTTCGGCGGCTTCTTCGCCCTCGTGCTGCCCTCCGCTGTGAGTTGGCTCGTGCCGGCCGGGATTATGTCGTTCTCGCTGGAGCGCGGCGGCCCGCTGGCGCCGGCGCCGTCAACACCGCCGCGCGCGGGCGCCGCCGTAGTGATCGCCCTGTTCCTCGGCACCATCGCCGGCACGGTACTGCTGCACACCTTTCTGCGCCTGCCGCCGGCGCTTGGCATGATGAGTGGCCTGGGCCTGCTCAAGCTCTACGGCTGGACCTACAGGCGCATGCGCAGCGCCCCACGGGCTGAGGGCGACGCGATCCTGGAGGAGTTCGACCACAGGCCGGACCTCGACGACACCTTCGACATTCTGCGAATGCTGGAGCGCGTGGAGTGGGACACGCTGATGTTCTTCTACGGCGTGATCCTCTGCGTGGGAGGCCTGGGCGCGGCCGGCTACCTCACCGTGGCCTCGCGGTTCCTCTACGGGAGCATGGACCCCACCATCGCAAACGTGACGGTCGGCCTGGCCTCGGCGGTGATCGACAACATCCCCATCATGTACGCCGTGCTCACCATGCACCCGGCGATGTCGCAGGCGCAGTGGCTGCTCGTGACGCTGACTGCGGGCATCGGCGGCTCGCTACTCTCGATCGGCAGCGCGGCGGGCGTGGCGCTGATGGGCCAGGCGCGCGGCGTCTATACCTTCGGGGCGCACCTCAAGTGGACCTGGGCGATCGCGCTCGGCTACGCGGCGGCCATCGGGCTGCATCTGCTGCTCAACGGGCGATGA